Proteins from one Chthonomonadales bacterium genomic window:
- a CDS encoding type I restriction enzyme HsdR N-terminal domain-containing protein, whose amino-acid sequence MSIAEAIAQALADADPPPPNESTTCEWIIYPLLLAAGYQRREIVSRIADQNSQFPDYTLLPETPHTWFLEAKAWTSALDERHAQQAINYANQNGRRWVVLTNGAEWRLYDNRVQGTAARKLATCVPLADSAEFRGLLDALSRASVTSGGLAAYADEVRVSAALRAQFVDANSDAVRVVWTALRQVDGLAEVPRPVVACCLAGLVAAPPAPAARAPEPETIRPASSDDTGSAPAPDEGYPLDYLRREAAASVTGSRPSAILIPGAEPAEVNTWAQVAMTVIEWLAARRNLPPLPFGSPRARQTYFLNTKPSHAAGPMRTPRAVTWNGTTLYVELNRSALDILARLCDLCVQVGADPGAIRVTLRPELPIPPPQ is encoded by the coding sequence ATGTCGATTGCGGAGGCGATCGCGCAGGCGCTGGCGGACGCGGATCCACCGCCTCCGAACGAGTCGACCACGTGCGAGTGGATCATCTACCCCCTGCTGCTCGCGGCCGGCTATCAGCGCCGGGAGATCGTGTCGCGCATCGCCGACCAGAACTCCCAGTTCCCCGACTACACGCTGCTGCCCGAGACGCCGCACACCTGGTTCCTGGAGGCCAAGGCCTGGACGAGCGCTCTGGATGAGCGCCACGCACAGCAGGCGATCAACTACGCCAACCAGAACGGGCGCCGCTGGGTCGTGCTCACGAACGGGGCGGAATGGCGGCTCTACGACAACCGCGTCCAGGGCACGGCCGCGCGGAAGCTGGCGACGTGCGTTCCTCTCGCCGACAGTGCCGAGTTCCGCGGCCTGCTGGATGCGCTGTCGCGCGCGAGCGTGACATCCGGTGGACTGGCGGCGTACGCCGACGAAGTGCGCGTGTCGGCCGCGCTGCGGGCGCAGTTCGTGGACGCGAACAGCGATGCCGTGCGGGTCGTATGGACGGCCCTGCGCCAGGTCGACGGCCTCGCCGAGGTGCCCAGGCCGGTGGTCGCGTGCTGCCTCGCCGGCCTGGTGGCCGCGCCTCCCGCGCCCGCCGCTCGCGCACCCGAACCCGAGACGATTCGGCCCGCGAGCTCCGACGACACCGGCAGCGCTCCCGCGCCTGACGAGGGCTACCCGCTCGACTACCTGCGCCGCGAGGCCGCTGCGAGCGTTACGGGCAGCCGACCCAGCGCCATCCTGATTCCGGGCGCGGAGCCGGCCGAAGTTAACACGTGGGCTCAGGTCGCGATGACGGTTATCGAGTGGCTGGCTGCGAGGCGCAACCTGCCGCCGCTGCCGTTCGGCTCCCCGCGGGCGCGGCAAACGTACTTCCTGAACACCAAGCCCTCGCACGCTGCCGGGCCGATGCGAACGCCACGAGCGGTCACGTGGAACGGCACGACGTTGTACGTGGAACTGAACCGCAGCGCGCTGGACATCCTGGCCCGGCTGTGCGACCTGTGCGTCCAGGTCGGCGCAGATCCGGGCGCCATCCGCGTGACGCTGCGGCCGGAGCTGCCGATCCCGCCGCCGCAATAG
- a CDS encoding PAS domain S-box protein yields the protein MLTDEVSADEQTEPDGKLPSSAGSGSALTRGRGAASCGELDASALAERARLHERLAAQTGDVVYYHDYTAECYRFIDERIGALTDIGAASIRPVDWQTLIQDVVLFGSAEGLSRAEASRRMEAGDLPAWSAEYRVRTRTGRELWLSDSSIPVRDAEGAMVGAFGVLRDITVRRRAQEALCESEGRFRALFESAGDAVVILDGVTVADCNHRALLVFAATREQLIGRTVAEISPPVQPDGRESGSAAAACLQNLSAAEPRHVEWRHQRLDGTPFEADVVLQPIRYGSARRVQALVRDVTERKQLEAQTHQARMAEAIGRLAGGIAHDFNSLLTGVLGNVDLARAEPGLTPGLLGCLDQIERAAERAAALTGQLLAFARKQSVQPEDLDLRTLLASMAKLLRSLTGDSVRLHLLPSAHQPVVRVDRAQMEQVIINLVVNARDAMPDGGTLTVETRTLTSSGVGDAPAGSWVLLAVSDTGDGMDGPTRARIFEPFFTTRGVSPGRGLGLPTCQGIVEQAGGCIRVDSEPGAGSTFRVYLPNLAAQSTAVVHTAARPEPGDRPTILLAEDEPMVREVARVALEAQGYRVLAARDGAEALKLLDAEGSPVDLLLTDIAMPGMDGRELAAAVRERVPEVRILLMSGYTEAESADAERPWDLLAKPFTPAALARRVRDLFGRSEPP from the coding sequence ATGCTGACGGACGAGGTCTCCGCCGATGAGCAAACCGAGCCCGACGGGAAGCTGCCATCCAGCGCGGGCTCGGGTAGCGCCCTGACGCGCGGCCGCGGCGCCGCCTCCTGTGGCGAGCTGGACGCGTCCGCGCTTGCCGAGCGCGCCAGGCTCCACGAGCGCCTGGCGGCTCAGACCGGTGATGTCGTCTATTACCACGACTACACTGCGGAGTGCTACCGCTTCATCGACGAGCGCATCGGCGCGCTGACCGACATTGGCGCCGCCAGCATTCGGCCCGTCGACTGGCAGACGCTCATCCAGGATGTGGTGCTCTTCGGAAGCGCCGAGGGCCTGAGCCGCGCCGAGGCCTCCCGGCGCATGGAGGCCGGCGATCTGCCCGCCTGGTCGGCCGAGTACCGCGTTCGCACGCGGACCGGACGCGAGCTCTGGCTTTCGGACTCGTCCATCCCCGTGCGTGATGCCGAAGGCGCCATGGTTGGCGCGTTCGGCGTTCTGCGCGACATCACGGTCCGCAGGCGCGCGCAGGAGGCGCTGTGTGAGAGCGAGGGGCGCTTCCGGGCCCTCTTCGAGTCGGCGGGCGACGCAGTGGTCATCCTGGATGGCGTGACCGTCGCCGACTGCAACCACCGCGCTCTGCTAGTGTTCGCCGCCACGCGCGAGCAGTTGATCGGCCGGACCGTCGCCGAGATCTCCCCGCCGGTGCAGCCCGACGGCCGGGAATCGGGGAGCGCGGCGGCGGCATGCCTCCAGAACCTCAGCGCCGCCGAGCCCAGGCACGTGGAGTGGCGCCATCAGCGCCTCGACGGCACGCCTTTCGAGGCCGACGTCGTCCTGCAGCCGATCCGCTATGGGAGCGCAAGGCGCGTGCAGGCGCTGGTGCGCGACGTGACCGAGCGCAAGCAGCTCGAGGCGCAGACACACCAGGCACGGATGGCGGAGGCCATTGGCCGGCTGGCCGGCGGCATCGCCCACGACTTCAACAGCCTGCTCACCGGCGTGTTGGGCAACGTCGACCTGGCCCGCGCGGAGCCCGGCCTCACGCCCGGTCTCCTGGGGTGCCTGGACCAGATCGAGCGCGCCGCCGAGAGGGCCGCCGCGCTGACCGGTCAGCTTCTCGCCTTCGCCCGTAAGCAGTCGGTGCAGCCCGAGGACCTCGACCTCCGCACGCTCCTCGCGTCGATGGCAAAGCTGCTGCGCTCGCTCACGGGCGATTCCGTGCGCCTGCACCTGCTCCCAAGCGCCCACCAGCCCGTCGTCCGCGTCGACCGCGCGCAGATGGAGCAGGTGATCATCAACCTGGTGGTTAACGCGCGCGACGCCATGCCCGACGGCGGAACGCTCACCGTGGAGACGCGGACGCTGACCTCCTCGGGCGTTGGCGACGCGCCCGCCGGCTCGTGGGTGTTGCTGGCCGTCAGCGATACGGGCGACGGCATGGACGGACCCACTCGAGCGCGCATCTTCGAGCCGTTCTTCACCACCCGGGGCGTCTCTCCGGGCAGGGGTCTGGGGCTCCCGACCTGCCAGGGCATCGTCGAGCAGGCGGGAGGTTGCATTCGCGTCGACAGCGAGCCCGGCGCGGGCAGCACCTTTCGGGTCTATCTGCCGAACCTCGCCGCGCAATCGACGGCGGTCGTGCACACCGCCGCCCGGCCGGAGCCTGGGGACCGGCCCACGATCCTGCTGGCCGAGGACGAGCCGATGGTGCGCGAGGTCGCTCGCGTCGCGCTCGAAGCGCAGGGCTACCGCGTGCTGGCCGCGCGCGACGGCGCCGAGGCGCTCAAGCTCCTCGATGCTGAGGGCAGCCCGGTGGACCTCCTGCTGACCGACATCGCGATGCCCGGCATGGATGGCCGAGAGCTCGCCGCCGCGGTGCGGGAGCGCGTGCCGGAGGTGCGTATACTGCTGATGAGCGGCTACACAGAGGCGGAGAGCGCCGACGCTGAGCGGCCCTGGGACCTGCTCGCCAAGCCGTTCACGCCAGCGGCGCTTGCCCGCAGGGTGCGCGACCTGTTCGGGCGCTCCGAGCCACCCTAG